Proteins found in one Prochlorothrix hollandica PCC 9006 = CALU 1027 genomic segment:
- the kaiB gene encoding circadian clock protein KaiB: MSSLKKTYVLKLYVAGNTPNSVRALKTLKDILEQEFQGVYALKVIDVLKNPQLAEEDKILATPTLSKILPPPVRRIIGDLSDREKVLIGLDLLYEELRDED, encoded by the coding sequence ATGAGTTCCTTGAAAAAGACCTATGTTTTGAAGCTCTATGTGGCCGGAAACACTCCCAACTCGGTGCGGGCCTTAAAAACCCTCAAGGACATTCTGGAGCAAGAGTTTCAGGGCGTTTATGCGCTGAAAGTCATTGATGTGCTGAAAAATCCTCAACTGGCCGAGGAAGACAAAATCCTAGCCACTCCTACCCTCTCCAAAATTCTGCCTCCCCCCGTGCGTCGGATTATTGGGGATTTGTCCGATCGGGAAAAAGTCCTGATTGGTCTAGATTTGCTCTATGAAGAGCTACGGGACGAGGATTAA
- the kaiC gene encoding circadian clock protein KaiC produces MGVQKIRTMIEGLDDISHGGLPVGRTTLLSGTSGTGKTLLSVQFLYHGITYFDEPGIFVTFEESPSDIIKNAESFGWDLQVFIDQGKLFILDASPDPEGQDIVGNFDLSALIERIQYAIRKYRATRVAIDSMTAVFQQYDAASVVRREIFRLVARLKEIGATTIMTAERVEEYGPIARYGVEEFVSDNVVVVRNVLEGERRRRTIEILKLRGTTHMKGEYPFTMTNNGINIFPLGAMRLTQRSSNVRVSSGVETLDQMCGGGFFKDSIILATGATGTGKTMLVSKFLENACNSNERSILFAYEESRAQLMRNAYSWGIDFEYMEQHNLLKIICAYPESAGLEDHLQIIKSEIADFKPSRIAIDSLSALARGVSNNSFRQFVIGVTGYAKQEEITGFFTNTSDQFMGGHSITDSHISTITDTILMLQYVEIRGEMSRAINVFKMRGSWHDKGIREFVISAQGPEIKETFRNFEGVISGSPSRVTVDEKSELSRIVRGVQDKIGEI; encoded by the coding sequence ATGGGGGTGCAAAAAATCCGCACCATGATCGAGGGGCTTGATGACATTAGCCATGGTGGCTTGCCCGTGGGACGGACGACCCTCCTCAGCGGCACCTCCGGTACGGGTAAAACCTTGCTGTCGGTGCAATTTCTCTACCATGGCATCACCTACTTTGACGAACCTGGGATTTTCGTCACTTTTGAGGAATCCCCCTCTGACATTATCAAAAACGCTGAGAGCTTTGGTTGGGATCTCCAGGTGTTTATTGACCAAGGCAAACTTTTTATTTTGGATGCTTCCCCCGATCCCGAAGGCCAAGATATTGTGGGTAATTTTGACCTGTCGGCCTTAATCGAGCGCATTCAGTATGCCATTCGTAAATACCGAGCAACCCGTGTGGCGATCGACTCCATGACGGCGGTATTTCAGCAGTATGATGCGGCCTCGGTGGTGCGGCGGGAGATTTTTCGCTTGGTGGCACGGCTCAAGGAAATTGGGGCCACCACCATCATGACAGCGGAGCGGGTGGAGGAATATGGTCCCATTGCCCGCTATGGGGTGGAGGAATTTGTTTCCGATAATGTGGTGGTGGTGCGCAATGTCTTGGAAGGGGAGCGGCGACGACGGACGATCGAAATTCTCAAACTGCGGGGCACCACCCACATGAAGGGGGAATATCCTTTCACCATGACCAATAACGGCATTAATATTTTCCCCTTGGGGGCGATGCGCCTGACTCAGCGATCGTCCAATGTGCGGGTTTCCTCCGGGGTGGAAACCTTGGATCAAATGTGTGGCGGTGGGTTCTTTAAGGACTCCATTATTTTGGCCACGGGGGCCACGGGCACCGGCAAAACCATGTTGGTCAGCAAGTTTCTGGAAAATGCTTGTAATAGCAATGAACGATCGATTCTCTTTGCCTATGAGGAATCCCGTGCCCAGTTAATGCGCAACGCCTACTCCTGGGGCATTGATTTTGAATATATGGAGCAACATAATCTGCTGAAGATTATCTGCGCCTATCCAGAATCGGCGGGACTGGAGGATCATCTGCAAATTATTAAGTCAGAAATTGCCGATTTCAAGCCGTCCCGCATTGCCATTGATTCCCTTTCGGCCTTGGCGCGGGGGGTGAGTAATAACTCTTTCCGCCAGTTTGTGATTGGGGTGACGGGTTATGCGAAGCAGGAGGAAATCACGGGCTTTTTCACCAATACGAGCGATCAATTCATGGGGGGCCATTCCATCACCGACTCCCATATTTCCACCATTACGGACACGATTCTGATGTTGCAGTATGTGGAAATTCGGGGTGAAATGTCCCGCGCCATCAACGTGTTTAAGATGCGGGGATCGTGGCATGACAAGGGTATTCGCGAGTTTGTGATCAGTGCCCAGGGTCCAGAGATTAAGGAGACCTTCCGCAACTTTGAGGGGGTGATTAGTGGATCCCCCAGTCGGGTGACGGTGGATGAGAAGAGCGAACTATCCCGGATTGTGCGGGGGGTTCAGGACAAGATTGGGGAGATTTAG